A single genomic interval of Spinacia oleracea cultivar Varoflay chromosome 6, BTI_SOV_V1, whole genome shotgun sequence harbors:
- the LOC130462796 gene encoding uncharacterized protein, which translates to MPRSRLRMISALGGAIRAMCHVLIGTRRHGNFAHNICPSRRAFLETHSGAFIGDFRRVPTTIRRFPATRRLILFLVTLIPFFAKLISFFAKLILFFTKYFADLSRGRNEQAIGGGYWEGRYDRLDGGHL; encoded by the exons atgcctcggagtagacttcgtatgatttctgctttagggggcgcaatacgtgccatgtgtcacgtcctcattggtacacgaaggcacggtaattttgcccacaacatttgcccctcaagaagggcatttctggaaacacattccgg agctttcataggcgatttccggcgtgttcctaccaccatcaggcgatttccggccaccaggagactcatccttttcctcgtcacactcatcccgttcttcgcgaaactcatctcgttcttcgcgaaactcatcctgttcttcaccaagtacttcgcagatctttcaag aggaaggaatgagcaagctatcggcggcggatattgggaagggcgatatgaccgattggatggcggacatctatga